A genomic segment from Dietzia psychralcaliphila encodes:
- a CDS encoding SDR family oxidoreductase — MGRFDGKSVIVTGAAGGIGEEYAKALAAEGAKVVVADVSDTEGERVAAEIVAAGGEAFFQHTDVSDADSAGACADATVEKYGQLDLLVNNAAIFGGMKLDFLITVPWDYYQKFMQVNMNGQLLMVRACWEKMAAAGGGAIVNQSSTAAWLYSGFYGLAKVGVNGLTQQLATELGGSNIRINAIAPGPIDTEANRTTTPQSIVKDMVDKLPLKRMGQPEDLVGMLLFLLSDEASWITGQIFNVDGGQVIRS; from the coding sequence ATGGGACGTTTTGACGGCAAGTCCGTGATCGTGACCGGCGCGGCCGGCGGAATCGGCGAGGAGTACGCCAAGGCGCTCGCCGCGGAGGGCGCGAAGGTCGTGGTGGCCGACGTCTCGGACACCGAAGGCGAGCGCGTGGCCGCGGAGATCGTCGCCGCCGGCGGCGAGGCCTTCTTCCAGCACACCGACGTCTCCGACGCGGACTCGGCCGGCGCGTGTGCCGACGCCACCGTGGAGAAGTACGGCCAGCTGGACCTGCTGGTCAACAACGCCGCGATCTTCGGCGGCATGAAGCTCGATTTCCTCATCACGGTGCCGTGGGACTACTACCAGAAGTTCATGCAGGTCAACATGAACGGCCAGCTCCTCATGGTCCGCGCCTGCTGGGAGAAGATGGCGGCGGCCGGCGGCGGCGCGATCGTCAATCAGTCCTCCACCGCCGCGTGGCTCTACTCGGGCTTCTACGGCCTGGCCAAGGTGGGCGTCAACGGCCTGACCCAGCAGCTGGCCACGGAGCTGGGCGGGTCCAACATCCGCATCAACGCCATCGCCCCGGGACCGATCGACACCGAGGCCAACCGCACCACCACCCCCCAGTCGATCGTCAAGGACATGGTCGACAAGCTCCCCCTCAAGCGGATGGGCCAGCCGGAGGACCTGGTGGGCATGCTGTTGTTCCTGCTCTCGGACGAGGCGTCGTGGATCACCGGGCAGATCTTCAACGTCGACGGCGGACAGGTCATCAGGTCGTGA
- a CDS encoding NAD(P)-dependent oxidoreductase: protein MGAPIARRLLSWPGGLVVCDVRPEAAEPFVAEGATAAATPAEVARTARLVSVTVLDDAQVRDVVDGPDGILRTAAPGTVVAVHSTISDSTAVELAEVCAAVGVHLVDAPVSGGAPGAEKGELAVMVGGPREVYEACKPVFALWAAMPVHAGEVGSGTQMKLARNLLHFISFTATAEASRLAEAAGVDIAKLGRVVRHTDAITGGAGAVMLRETTAPIAEDDFWHGVFTHVRGLGEKDLSLALALGERLDVDLPLGRIALRDLGAGFGVGPGEIARRATAAGADVDRGSDDHSNDSDDDEGAR, encoded by the coding sequence ATGGGGGCACCCATCGCCCGCCGGCTCCTGTCGTGGCCCGGTGGCCTGGTGGTCTGCGATGTCCGTCCCGAGGCCGCCGAACCGTTCGTCGCCGAGGGGGCCACCGCCGCCGCGACGCCGGCAGAGGTGGCCCGGACCGCACGACTGGTCTCGGTGACGGTGCTCGACGACGCCCAGGTCCGCGACGTCGTCGACGGCCCCGACGGGATCCTGCGCACTGCAGCGCCCGGAACCGTGGTCGCTGTCCACTCCACCATCTCCGACTCCACGGCCGTAGAGCTGGCCGAGGTGTGCGCGGCCGTGGGGGTGCACCTGGTGGACGCCCCGGTCTCCGGCGGTGCGCCCGGGGCCGAGAAAGGCGAGCTCGCGGTGATGGTCGGCGGACCGCGCGAGGTCTACGAGGCCTGCAAGCCCGTCTTCGCCCTGTGGGCCGCCATGCCGGTCCACGCCGGAGAGGTGGGCTCGGGAACGCAGATGAAGCTGGCCCGCAACCTGCTGCACTTCATCTCCTTCACCGCCACCGCCGAGGCCTCGCGCCTGGCGGAGGCGGCGGGCGTCGACATCGCCAAGCTGGGCCGGGTGGTCCGCCACACCGACGCCATCACCGGTGGCGCCGGCGCCGTGATGTTGCGCGAGACCACCGCACCGATCGCCGAGGACGACTTCTGGCACGGCGTGTTCACGCACGTCCGAGGCCTGGGCGAGAAGGACCTGTCCCTGGCCCTGGCGCTGGGCGAACGACTGGACGTGGACCTTCCCCTGGGCAGGATCGCCCTGCGGGACCTGGGTGCCGGGTTCGGCGTGGGGCCCGGTGAGATCGCCCGCCGGGCCACGGCCGCGGGTGCGGACGTGGACCGTGGGAGCGACGACCACAGCAACGACAGCGACGACGACGAGGGAGCACGATGA
- a CDS encoding carboxymuconolactone decarboxylase family protein, with translation MSDTPESGTTPERERGLAMMTEVYGFEMTDGPGDYFAETADHLFGRVWSRPGLSHRDRRLLLLGALTAQGNTDIADIQVGAALGNDELTPEELEEIVLFLCYYAGWPNGTKLGNVVGPHVARARKAARRAASEAGSEAASDAGGEGRGPG, from the coding sequence ATGAGCGACACCCCAGAGTCCGGCACGACCCCCGAGCGTGAGCGCGGGTTGGCCATGATGACCGAGGTCTACGGCTTCGAGATGACCGACGGCCCCGGCGACTACTTCGCCGAGACCGCAGACCACCTCTTCGGGCGCGTGTGGTCCCGTCCGGGCCTGAGCCATCGCGACCGCCGCCTGCTCCTGCTGGGCGCACTCACCGCACAGGGCAACACGGACATCGCCGACATCCAGGTCGGTGCCGCGCTGGGCAACGACGAGCTCACCCCGGAGGAGCTGGAGGAGATCGTGCTGTTCCTCTGCTACTACGCCGGCTGGCCCAACGGCACCAAGCTGGGCAACGTGGTGGGCCCCCACGTGGCGCGCGCCCGCAAAGCCGCACGACGGGCAGCCTCAGAGGCCGGCTCAGAGGCCGCCTCCGATGCCGGGGGCGAGGGCAGAGGACCGGGGTGA
- a CDS encoding class I SAM-dependent methyltransferase produces MTAPQIDQALLDVALAAPGFMPLDEGRTLYEIACEYLGDGVGVEIGTYCGRSTVFLGAAARVTGGSIVTVDHHRGSEEHQPGWEYHDTALVDPHTGRLETLVAFRHTMWDAKLDDVVTAAVGTSSQVSRIWGTPASFVFIDGGHSSEAAQADYEGWAPWVAVGGALLIHDVFPNPEDGGRPPYEIYCRALESGQFTEVRAVDSLRVLRRDSGEVGAPMP; encoded by the coding sequence ATGACCGCACCCCAGATCGACCAGGCGCTGCTCGACGTGGCGCTCGCCGCCCCCGGCTTCATGCCGCTGGACGAGGGCCGCACCCTCTACGAGATCGCCTGCGAGTACCTGGGCGACGGGGTGGGGGTCGAGATCGGCACCTACTGCGGCCGGTCCACCGTGTTCCTGGGCGCGGCCGCACGGGTGACCGGCGGCAGCATCGTCACCGTCGACCACCACCGGGGCTCCGAGGAGCACCAGCCCGGTTGGGAGTACCACGACACCGCCCTGGTGGACCCCCACACCGGCCGCCTGGAAACCCTCGTGGCGTTCCGGCACACGATGTGGGACGCGAAGCTCGACGACGTGGTGACGGCCGCGGTGGGTACCTCGAGCCAGGTGTCCCGCATCTGGGGCACGCCCGCCTCGTTCGTGTTCATCGACGGCGGCCACTCCTCCGAGGCTGCGCAGGCCGACTACGAAGGATGGGCACCGTGGGTCGCTGTCGGCGGTGCGCTGCTGATCCACGACGTGTTCCCGAACCCCGAGGACGGCGGTCGCCCGCCGTACGAGATCTACTGCCGCGCCCTCGAATCGGGTCAGTTCACCGAGGTCCGCGCCGTGGACTCGCTGCGCGTCCTGCGCCGCGACTCCGGCGAGGTCGGCGCACCCATGCCGTGA